A window of Ictidomys tridecemlineatus isolate mIctTri1 chromosome 15, mIctTri1.hap1, whole genome shotgun sequence contains these coding sequences:
- the LOC144371087 gene encoding LOW QUALITY PROTEIN: leukocyte immunoglobulin-like receptor subfamily A member 6 (The sequence of the model RefSeq protein was modified relative to this genomic sequence to represent the inferred CDS: substituted 1 base at 1 genomic stop codon): MRSTLPVLLCLGLSLLQSPRGSSGISQDPASLFLAGTLPKPNLWAEPGPVIPRGRSVTLWCQGSLYTHEYCLIKERTGSPTCRRPLQGPGNRAMFPIPTMTAQDVGGYQCYYQSLGGSLHRSERLELVVTGFYSKPSLSALPSPVLTSGGNVTLQCGSWKEFDGFILVKEGEHNLTWTLDSQQKPSGQFQAQFPVGPVNPTHRWTFTCYGYYRSKPQVWSIPSDLLDLLVSGVSRKPSLLTQQGPVLAPGETLALQCHSDVTYDRFTLSKEGEQGLPQRPAQQPQAGLSQADFLLGPVSSSHGGRYRCYGGHSLYSEWSAPSDPLNIVLPGTPSLSVQPGPTVSSGENVTLLCQSQIKMDTFLLCKEGAADPPLRLRAEYXAPWYQAEFSMRAVTPALGGTYRCYGSHSSSPYLLSWPSAPLDLVVSGPSGEPSPPPSGPRSPAGLGRSLKILVGSRFPSSCCSSSSSWDTSVGDNAGRQVAASGAPHGVTYAQLNYLKLMQGTATPPSSQVGQSRALHSDYATLAFH, encoded by the exons ATGAGGTCCACCCTGCCTGTCCTCCTCTGCCTCG GGCTGAGTCTGCTACAGAGCCCCCGGGGGTCTTCAG GGATATCCCAGGATCCTGCCTCTCTTTTTCTTGCAGGGACCCTCCCCAAGCCCAACCTGTGGGCAGAACCAGGCCCTGTCATTCCCCGTGGAAGGTCAGTGACCCTCTGGTGTCAGGGATCACTGTACACCCACGAGTACTGTCTCATTAAGGAAAGGACCGGGAGCCCCACATGCAGAAGACCCTTACAGGGTCCAGGGAACAGGGCCATGTTCCCCATCCCCACCATGACTGCGCAGGACGTAGGGGGATATCAATGCTACTATCAGAGCCTTGGTGGCTCATTACATCGCAGTGAACGCCTAGAGCTGGTGGTGACAG GATTCTACAGCAAACCCAGCCtctcagccctgcccagccctgtgctGACCTCAGGAGGGAACGTGACCCTCCAGTGTGGCTCATGGAAGGAATTTGACGGCTTTATTTTGGTGAAGGAAGGAGAACACAACCTCACCTGGACCCTGGACTCACAGCAAAAACCCAGTGGGCAGTTCCAGGCCCAGTTCCCCGTGGGGCCTGTTAACCCCACCCACAGGTGGACATTCACATGTTACGGCTATTATAGGAGCAAACCCCAGGTGTGGTCAATTCCCAGTGACCTCTTGGACCTTCTGGTCTCAG GGgtgtccaggaagccctccctccTGACCCAGCAGGGCCCTGTCCTGGCCCCTGGAGAGACCCTGGCCCTCCAGTGTCACTCAGATGTCACCTATGACAGATTCACTCTGTCCAAGGAGGGGGAACAGGGCCTCCCCCAGCGCcctgcccagcagccccaggCTGGGCTCTCTCAGGCCGACTTCCTGCTGGGCCCTGTGAGCAGCTCCCACGGGGGTCGGTACAGGTGCTACGGTGGACACAGTCTCTACTCTGAGTGGTCAGCCCCCAGTGACCCCCTTAACATTGTG CTCCCTGGCACACCCTCCCTCTCAGTGCAGCCTGGTCCCACAGTGTCCTCAGGGGAGAACGTCACCCTGCTGTGTCAGTCACAGATCAAGATGGACACTTTCCTCCTGTGCAAGGAGGGGGCAGCTGATCCCCCCCTGCGTCTGAGAGCAGAGTACTGAGCCCCATGGTACCAGGCAGAGTTCTCCATGAGAGCTGTGACCCCAGCCCTCGGGGGGACCTACAGGTGCTATGGCTCTCACAGCTCATCCCCCTACCTGCTGTCATGGCCCAGTGCCCCCCTGGACCTGGTGGTCT CAGGACCCTCTGGGGAACCCAGCCCCCCACCCTCAGGACCCAGGTCACCAGCTG GACTAGGAAGGAGCCTGAAGATTCTGGTGGGGTCTCGGTTCCCCTCCTCCTgctgttcctcttcctcctcctgggacACCAGTGTCGGGGACAATGCAGGAAGGCAG GTAGCTGCATCTGGTGCCCCCCACGGTGTGACCTACGCCCAGCTGAATTACCTCAAGCTCATGCAGGGGACAGccactcctccttcctcccaaGTAGGACAATCTCGTGCTCTGCACAGTGACTACGCCACCCTGGCCTTCCACTAG